The following is a genomic window from Pecten maximus chromosome 19, xPecMax1.1, whole genome shotgun sequence.
aactctctaacaggacaactctctaacaggacaactctctaacaggacaactctctaacaggacatctctctaacaggacatatctctaacaggacatctctctatcaggacaactctctaacaggacgACTCTCTAACatgacatctctctaacaggacaactctctaacaggacaactctctaacaggacaactctctaacaggacatctctctaacaggataactctctaacaggacaactctctaacaggacaactctctaacagtACATCTCTCTAACATGACATATCTCTAACatgacatctctctaacaggacatctctctaacaggacaactctctaacaggacaactctctaacaggacatctctctaacaggacatatctctaacaggacatctctctaacaggacaactctctaacaggacaactctctaacaggacatctctctaacaggataactctctaacaggacaactctctaacaggacatctctctaacaggataactctctaacaggacaactctctaacaggacatctctctaacaggacatctctctaacaggacatctctctaacaggacatctctctaacaggataactatctaacagaacatctctctaacaggacatctctgtAACAGGAtaactctctaacaggacaactctctaacaggatAACTCTCTAACAGTACATCTCTCTAACATGACATATCTCTAACatgacatctctctaacaggacatctctctaacaggacaactctctaacaggacaactctctaacaggacatctctctaacaggacatatctctaacaggacatctctctaacaggacaactctctaacaggacgACTCTCTAACatgacatctctctaacaggacatctctctaacaggacatatctctaacaggacaactctctaacaggacaactctctaacaggacaactctctaacaggacatctctctaacaggataactctctaacaggacaactctctaacaggacaactctctaacaggacaactctcttACATGTAATCTCTGTAACAGGACATATTTCTAAAGATATTATGCTAAGCTcaattttagaaaaatatgaTGACAATAGCTTAATTCATTAGCGAGTAATAAGGGAAAAACTTTTAATTGTTTTGCTCTAAATAGACACTAATCTACATATAGTCTATGTAGAGAACGTATATGGGTGTTAGGGGCCCACAGACGGGATATGTTACTGAAGAACAGGTCTCCTGTATGTATAACCTCGCCGGTCACACACTCGATAATGGAATCAAAATTTGTCCCTCATTTACTGTGTCTGTTTCCATGAGCGAAAACATTCCATGATATTTCGAACTTGTACTGCTGGTATGACAAATTAGTTGCAGTCCAATCAAGTGTTCAGCTTACCTGGCACAAAGTACCAATGACCTGACGAAATGGCCAGGAGTGGTCGTAATCCACTTTCAGTTCCTTCCAGAAAACTGTTAGTTGACACTGGACACTGCTATTTTTGCAAACCAGtggttcattttttttttttgtacatatgTAAGTTACTTCTCTGTAGAGATGAACATCTGCCCTTAGACACAaacataattatgtttataaaaacaagcAATAGATTAACGGTTATAATATAGAAAATTAGTCGGTTTTTATGTTTGAAACGAGAGACGGTCGCCATCTTGGGAACTCGCATGAGATTCAATGACGTTCCATTATATGTCCCATACTATTTGTTACAATTAGGGCCAGTTTCATTAACGTTCCTTGACTTAAAAAATTGCTTGACTTAACATTTTCTATTAGTAAAGCATTACAAAAAAAAGAGAGGTGCTATTTTTGGCCTTTCTGTGGCCAATCAGTGATAAGGTTAATATTTTGCAGGaagatacatgtacttcaagGTCAGCGGCATATGGTATGCTATTCAAAACATCAGATTTTTTCTGCGCTCATAGACATTtcaggggtcaaaggtcacagggtGTAAAATGTAAGTTACATTTTTCGGGCTTCCCGAGGCGAacaatgtagttacagtgtGTGTTTAGTTCAGGTTTTTTGCCGACATGACTGTCTATTGCTGGTGTGCGGCAATGTCTCTTCGGTCCCCTGTCGAACaccatacatatattgtatccATAGCGGAGAGTGACTCAATTATTATGTAATAGGTCATGCCACGTATCACTATATCACTTAACGAGATGTGCGACAGATAACCGTCAATAAAGAAGTCGTTATCGAATGAATAAAGGTACTCTCGAGTATCTCAAGAAGATTTATCGCTCCTGTATTAAAAGGTTATCTCTGTAGTATTGATAAAATACCATAATAGTTCGGATATATCTCACTGTCCGTATAATTTCTGGGACAAGTCGCCTTAGTCGGAGATGTACATATTTTCTACCGTATATGCACATGTTATAAGCTCGATGTGTTGCTTGAACAAAATTAATGCCTTTATTTGACCTTAAAATTAGCGTAATTTGAAATTCCGTAGAATAAACgattttatattgtatacacaaTATGTTATCTTACATCGCAAACATGTTGATAACTTTGAATACCTGATAACAATCTAGTTCGATTCTCTCACAATTCAGAATGTTACTACCCTTAACGCTGGTAGACTGCAGTGACGTAACTTCCGGTCTGTTAAAGGTGTTTTTTTGCAATTCTTCCGCCTATTGATACTTGCAATATAGTACATGACTTGTCAAGGGAGAGACTTGCCGGAAGATGACAATTGGTGAAATTGGGTTTATATATCGATGAGTTATACTGATTTCTTTtttgatttgattaaaaaaaaaaaaattgttgctGCAAGTATCTTGAGTTGTCTGTTGTCGCCCCAGGTAAATCGACATGTTGTTCTAAAGCTATTTGTCAATACTGGATACCGGGGTAATGCTTGTGAAACAAACACCTATTACTGATAACACCACGATAAGAAGACATTTAGTATCCATACCGAATCTTATCGATTTAATTGAACTAGAGTGCAAAGCCATATTTTACTTCCTACACATTCGGTATTGGTCATATCGCGGAGGGATATATTGCGGGACTCTTTACATGCTATCAGCGGCTCTGGGCATATTGTCAAGAGGTTTTTTCGTTTCTTTTTTaagacattgtacatgtactacgTAATTTTACAATATTAGCCATGCATTTGTCTACAAGCGGTCATCATGAGCAGGTACAAACTAACTTCCCTTGTGTTTGATTCCCAAAAAGCCGACATCAAGTTTACAAATGAGAAACCTACATTACCGGTGAAAAAGAAATCACCCAAAATCAATACAGGGACAAATTATTTGGATATTTTGAATTCACCATCGGATACTGGTAATGAACCGGAGGAACGCCGACTAGATTCTCAGCAGCCAGACAAACATTTGTCTCCACTGACACCATCggcaccaccaccaccaccaccaccgcTACCACCGCCAGCTGCACCGCCTTCTCCCTCACCGCAGCCGGCACCACAATTTACATCGCCACTTCCGGAACCGACGTTATTTGACCATCTTACACCGCCTTCCTATCCCGCTGAAGACGGAGATACAACAGTCAAACCGAAGATAAACTTGTTTGCAGAACTTGAAGCCCAGTCTCAATTCATGATGGGGTCACGTGATGAAGAGACAATGGAATCCAACAGCAGCTGGACAACCGATGACCAACAGCCTCTGGCGGAGAGTTCGCCACGAGAGAAACGACGAGGGGGAGGTCGTCCTCCGGACTTTTCATTGACCGGAAGTGTGAGATTCCCCGTACAACCAGATAACAGGATGTCCAATATCTACAACGTGAGTATCATTTATGTACAAtccaaattatttcatttatatgttgtcTTCAAAAGACGCATTAGATCTTTAATCTCGTCAGGTATGGTGTGTCCATGTATGCGGTGTTTGGAGTTTTCAACGGGAGTTGGTTTAGAAATTATACTTTATTCAAACAAtaacttttcatttttaatgGAACTTCGACGCTGGAATCATCTAAGCAACCATATTATGTTTCCTGAAAGTGCCGAACACAGATAAATATTAGTTCCGCGTATTTCCAGAGAACCAACACGCAGAATAAACATGGgtcataatttgtttttgtacatGATCATTCGCTTTCCTGTCCGTAGACATACTTTCATATCTATTTTCGTTTGAAATTCATCTATATATCGAACATACCTCAAATTTCAGTAGCTAGTAACATTAAATATCTGCTCAGATACGCTTTACTAGAGCATTGTTACCTAGGCGactggggttcgattccccgatcgttTGTGAAAAGGTATTGTCGTCACCTTCCTGACCAGGAGTTTTCTGAATTTATGCTTGTTTtacccctcgcgcgcttcaatCGGTGGCCCAATAACATTGGTTTATAAGCTGATTTAACTTTATACGTAATTATTGTAAAAGAAATAAAGTTATTcgttttcataattctttttagAATGATTCCATGCGAAGATTTGACCCGACGATATACTAGAAAATCCCTGTATACTATAGTAACTATGGACTCGAGTCATTCTCCAGACAACATACTATTGTACGTACGGTATCTACGTTGACCTTCACGTCTGATCGTGACCTTGAGTGTCACCAGATGTAGTTACTGCATTTAATGCATATACTAGTAAAATACTTGAGGTATTAAATCAACAGTTTATCTCAAACCAGGGGGCCAGATAATCTGGCTTATTGCAAGCAATATATAGATAGTCACATTTTAtatcaacacacacacacacacacacacacacacacacacacacacacacactcagaCACAAAGTTCAAAGAAACTATCTATGCCTTACACGTTTCCACATGTTGTTATCCGGGACCGGCCACCAacctcatttttttttaattttttttttttaatttagaattGCTCTAgtaaattataatactacattATCTTCTTTAATTTGAAACttaatcagacatatcctagagACAAGAATCACaaagtttaattttgtttatagttttgatagtctagagacagggggctAGTCTTTCCAAAACTTGACTAGCAAATTAAGAATTCTATAAATTCCCCGGGTTGTTACTTACCCCAGATATCAATTGTTCGGTACTTATTCG
Proteins encoded in this region:
- the LOC117317459 gene encoding putative uncharacterized protein DDB_G0294196, whose amino-acid sequence is MSRYKLTSLVFDSQKADIKFTNEKPTLPVKKKSPKINTGTNYLDILNSPSDTGNEPEERRLDSQQPDKHLSPLTPSAPPPPPPPLPPPAAPPSPSPQPAPQFTSPLPEPTLFDHLTPPSYPAEDGDTTVKPKINLFAELEAQSQFMMGSRDEETMESNSSWTTDDQQPLAESSPREKRRGGGRPPDFSLTGSVRFPVQPDNRMSNIYNNDSMRRFDPTIY